The following are encoded in a window of Amblyraja radiata isolate CabotCenter1 chromosome 7, sAmbRad1.1.pri, whole genome shotgun sequence genomic DNA:
- the dusp19 gene encoding dual specificity protein phosphatase 19, which translates to MHSLADEIKAFSKTSLRKQSTRVTTITGRRLIETLRDARVQIVEDAQQTDGACGYVQDTSLDLQVGVIEPWLLLASQDVAHDYEKLKDHKISHILNVGYGIENIFPREFDYKNINILDLPNTAITSYFQECFDFIDQARTQNGVVLVHCNAGVSRSASIVIGYLMQLHGLDFKDAFSVVKNARQVISPNPGFVEQLKNYQPKK; encoded by the exons ATGCATTCGCTTGCCGATGAAATCAAGGCTTTTTCCAAGACGTCGCTGAGGAAACAGAGCACAAGAGTAACCACTATAACTGGAAGAAGACTAATCGAAACACTGAGAGACGCTCGAGTCCAGATCGTAGAAGATGCACAACAAACGGATGGAGCCTGCGGATATGTCCAGGACACCAGTCTTGATCTGCAAGTCGGTGTTATTGAACCTTGGCTTTTGTTGG CTTCACAAGATGTGGCCCATGATTATGAGAAATTAAAAGATCATAAG ATTTCTCACATCCTGAATGTTGGCTATGGAATAGAAAATATCTTTCCCCGTGAGTTTGattataaaaacattaatatattggaCCTCCCTAACACTGCCATCACCTCGTACTTTCAAGAATGCTTTGACTTTATTGACCAAGCAAGAACGCAG AATGGAGTGGTGTTGGTTCACTGCAATGCTGGAGTGTCACGCTCAGCATCCATAGTGATAGGCTATCTCATGCAGCTACACGGACTCGACTTCAAAGATGCTTTCTCAGTCGTGAAGAATGCAAGGCAAGTTATCAGTCCCAACCCTGGGTTTGTGGAGCAATTAAAGAATTACCAGCCAAAGAAATGA